The following are encoded together in the Pseudomonas xantholysinigenes genome:
- a CDS encoding D-alanyl-D-alanine carboxypeptidase family protein translates to MNITNLAKRLCLPVLLMITPAAFAAEQMMPAPPQLAAKSYVLMDASSGNVLVENNGDERLPPASLTKLMTAYIATLDIRRGQIGENDPVTVSENAWRTGGSRMFIKVGSQVTVSDLLHGIIIQSGNDASVALSEHIAGSEDAFADMMNKTAADLGMSNSHFMNPTGLPNPEHYSSAHDMATLARAIINEDPAHYAIYSQKEFFWNNIKQPNRNLLLWRDKTVDGLKTGHTDEAGYCMVASAVRDGQRLIAVVFGTNSEQSRAAETQKLLTYGFRFFETQTFYQKGTELTQAQVWKGATNQVKAGLANDLTMTMPKGQLKRLQASMTMNPQLTAPIAKGDVIGKVEVKLDEKVVHSADLIALDGVEEAGFFGRMWDSIRLFFYGLFN, encoded by the coding sequence ATGAACATCACCAACCTTGCCAAACGACTTTGCCTGCCCGTTCTGCTGATGATCACGCCCGCTGCCTTCGCAGCGGAGCAGATGATGCCGGCACCACCGCAACTGGCCGCCAAGTCCTATGTACTCATGGACGCGTCCAGCGGCAACGTGCTGGTCGAGAACAACGGTGACGAGCGCCTGCCGCCAGCCAGCCTGACCAAGCTGATGACCGCCTACATCGCCACCCTGGACATCCGTCGTGGCCAGATCGGCGAGAACGACCCGGTCACCGTCAGCGAGAACGCCTGGCGCACCGGCGGTTCGCGCATGTTCATCAAGGTCGGCAGCCAGGTCACCGTCAGCGACCTGCTGCACGGCATCATCATCCAGTCGGGCAACGATGCCTCGGTGGCCCTGTCCGAGCACATCGCCGGCAGCGAAGACGCCTTCGCCGACATGATGAACAAGACCGCCGCCGACCTCGGCATGTCCAACAGTCACTTCATGAACCCGACCGGCCTGCCGAACCCGGAGCACTACTCCTCGGCCCACGACATGGCCACCCTGGCACGGGCGATCATCAACGAAGACCCGGCGCACTACGCGATCTACTCGCAGAAAGAGTTCTTCTGGAACAACATCAAGCAGCCCAACCGCAACCTGCTGCTGTGGCGTGACAAGACCGTCGATGGCCTGAAGACCGGCCACACCGACGAAGCTGGCTACTGCATGGTTGCCTCGGCCGTGCGCGACGGCCAGCGCCTGATCGCGGTGGTGTTCGGCACCAACAGCGAACAGTCCCGCGCTGCCGAGACTCAGAAGCTGCTGACCTACGGTTTCCGTTTCTTCGAAACCCAGACCTTCTACCAGAAGGGCACCGAGCTGACCCAGGCCCAGGTCTGGAAGGGCGCGACCAACCAGGTGAAAGCCGGCCTGGCCAACGACCTGACCATGACCATGCCTAAAGGCCAGTTGAAACGCCTCCAGGCTTCGATGACCATGAACCCGCAACTGACCGCGCCGATCGCCAAAGGTGACGTGATCGGCAAAGTGGAAGTCAAACTGGACGAGAAAGTGGTTCACAGCGCTGACCTCATCGCCCTCGACGGCGTCGAGGAAGCGGGTTTCTTCGGCCGCATGTGGGACAGCATCCGCCTGTTCTTCTACGGGTTGTTCAACTGA
- a CDS encoding DUF493 domain-containing protein, whose protein sequence is MSEEDVKSHKIEFPCEDYPIKVIGDTVVGFRDTVIEILSKHAKVDLSTLAERQSKEGKYTTVQLHIVAESENQLHDINSALRATGIVKMVL, encoded by the coding sequence ATGAGCGAAGAAGACGTCAAGTCGCACAAGATCGAATTCCCCTGCGAGGATTACCCGATCAAGGTGATCGGCGACACCGTTGTCGGTTTCCGCGACACCGTGATCGAGATCCTCAGCAAGCATGCCAAGGTCGACCTGTCGACCCTGGCCGAGCGCCAGAGCAAGGAAGGCAAGTACACCACGGTGCAACTGCATATCGTTGCCGAGAGCGAGAACCAGCTGCACGACATCAACAGTGCCCTGCGGGCCACCGGCATCGTGAAAATGGTGCTGTGA
- the lipB gene encoding lipoyl(octanoyl) transferase LipB, protein MSGVLGIRDLGLQPYEPVLEAMRRFTEQRGPDSLDEVWLVEHPPVFTQGQAGKAEHLLVPGEIPVVQTDRGGQVTYHGPGQLVAYLLLDVRRLSIGVRELVSRIERSLIDLLASYGVQALAKPDAPGVYVDGAKIASLGLRIRNGRSFHGLALNVDMDLAPFRRINPCGYAGLAMTQLRDLAGPIELDEVRTRLRGQLVRHLDYAEQTTLTGGID, encoded by the coding sequence ATGTCCGGCGTGCTCGGTATTCGCGACCTTGGCCTGCAGCCCTATGAACCGGTGCTGGAGGCCATGCGCCGCTTTACCGAGCAGCGCGGCCCGGACAGCCTGGACGAAGTCTGGCTGGTCGAGCATCCTCCCGTGTTCACCCAGGGCCAGGCCGGCAAGGCCGAGCACCTGCTGGTACCCGGTGAGATCCCGGTGGTGCAGACCGACCGCGGTGGCCAGGTCACCTACCATGGCCCGGGCCAACTGGTGGCCTACCTGCTGCTGGACGTGCGTCGCCTGAGCATTGGCGTGCGCGAGCTGGTCAGCCGCATCGAGCGCAGCCTCATCGACCTGCTCGCCAGCTATGGCGTGCAGGCGCTGGCAAAACCCGACGCCCCTGGCGTCTATGTCGATGGCGCGAAGATCGCGTCACTTGGCCTTCGAATTCGCAACGGCCGTTCGTTCCACGGCCTTGCCTTGAACGTGGACATGGACCTTGCGCCATTCCGCCGAATCAACCCCTGTGGGTATGCGGGGCTGGCGATGACCCAGCTGCGTGACCTGGCAGGCCCGATCGAACTCGACGAGGTCAGGACAAGGCTGCGCGGACAGCTGGTCAGGCACCTCGACTATGCTGAGCAGACGACCCTGACGGGCGGAATCGACTGA
- the lipA gene encoding lipoyl synthase: protein MTTVQEAVPNLIPTQDVTPRPAPKKVEAGVKLRGAEKVARIPVKIIPTEELPKKPDWIRVRIPVSPEVDRIKQLLRKHKLHSVCEEASCPNLGECFSGGTATFMIMGDICTRRCPFCDVGHGRPKPLDLDEPKNLAIAIADLRLKYVVITSVDRDDLRDGGAQHFADCIREIRALSPGVQLETLVPDYRGRMDVALEITAQTPPDVFNHNLETVPRLYKAARPGSDYDWSLDLLQKFKQMVPHVPTKSGLMLGLGETDEEVIEVMHRMREHDIDMLTLGQYLQPSRNHLPVQRFVHPDTFAWFAEEGYKMGFKNVASGPLVRSSYHADQQAHEAKIKL, encoded by the coding sequence ATGACAACTGTGCAAGAAGCCGTGCCGAACCTGATCCCGACGCAAGACGTCACCCCGCGCCCCGCGCCGAAGAAAGTCGAGGCGGGCGTGAAGCTGCGTGGCGCCGAGAAAGTCGCGCGCATCCCGGTGAAGATCATCCCCACCGAAGAACTGCCGAAGAAGCCCGACTGGATCCGCGTGCGCATCCCGGTTTCGCCGGAAGTCGACCGCATCAAGCAACTGCTGCGCAAGCACAAGCTGCACAGCGTCTGCGAGGAGGCCTCCTGCCCGAACCTGGGCGAGTGTTTCTCCGGCGGTACCGCGACCTTCATGATCATGGGTGATATCTGCACCCGTCGCTGCCCATTCTGCGACGTTGGCCATGGCCGACCGAAGCCACTGGACCTCGACGAGCCGAAGAACCTGGCCATCGCGATTGCCGACCTGCGCCTGAAGTACGTGGTGATCACCTCGGTAGACCGCGACGACCTGCGTGATGGCGGTGCCCAGCACTTCGCCGACTGCATCCGCGAAATCCGCGCGCTGTCGCCGGGCGTGCAGCTGGAGACCCTGGTGCCGGACTACCGCGGCCGCATGGACGTTGCGCTGGAAATCACCGCGCAGACCCCACCGGACGTGTTCAACCACAACCTCGAGACCGTGCCGCGCCTGTACAAGGCCGCGCGCCCGGGCTCGGACTACGACTGGTCGCTGGACCTGCTGCAGAAGTTCAAGCAGATGGTCCCGCACGTACCGACCAAGTCCGGCCTGATGCTCGGCCTGGGCGAGACCGACGAAGAGGTGATCGAGGTCATGCACCGCATGCGCGAGCACGACATCGACATGCTGACCCTCGGCCAGTACCTGCAACCGTCGCGCAACCACCTGCCGGTGCAGCGCTTCGTGCACCCGGACACCTTCGCTTGGTTCGCCGAGGAAGGCTACAAGATGGGTTTCAAGAACGTCGCCTCCGGCCCGTTGGTGCGTTCGTCGTACCACGCCGACCAGCAGGCCCACGAAGCCAAGATCAAGCTCTGA
- a CDS encoding S66 peptidase family protein has translation MNCLETADYLLPKALPGNARFAIIAPAGPARLDIDKARLWFENRGQQCRIYPGVLQADGYLAGSDEQRLLDLHDAFSAPDIDAILCMRGGYGSMRLLDRIDFQLIRRHPKPLVGYSDITALHSALHRHAGLITFHGAMLNADLLGGKQEPTVRSLFEQLGGQLTAGDEIVHPAAYPLTSVVPGTASGKLVGGNLSLLGSTLGTLAEIDTQDSILFIEDVNEPLYRVDRLLTQLRLAGKLQGVRGVLVGDFAGISVAAMTPLLLDTFGPLGVPVLAGWRSGHCDPNVCLPLGASVRLDTEEQSLVLLQDLFRV, from the coding sequence ATGAATTGCCTGGAAACTGCCGATTACCTGTTGCCCAAGGCCCTGCCTGGCAACGCCCGCTTCGCCATCATCGCCCCGGCCGGGCCGGCGCGGCTGGATATCGACAAGGCTCGCCTGTGGTTCGAAAACCGTGGCCAGCAGTGCCGTATCTACCCTGGTGTGCTGCAGGCGGACGGGTACCTTGCCGGCAGCGACGAGCAGCGCCTGCTTGACCTGCACGATGCGTTCAGCGCCCCGGACATCGACGCCATCCTGTGCATGCGCGGCGGTTACGGCAGCATGCGCCTGCTGGACCGGATCGACTTCCAACTGATCCGCCGCCATCCCAAGCCGCTGGTGGGCTACAGCGATATCACCGCCCTGCATTCGGCGCTCCACCGGCATGCCGGGTTGATCACCTTCCATGGCGCCATGCTCAATGCCGACCTGCTGGGCGGCAAGCAGGAGCCGACCGTTCGTTCACTGTTCGAGCAGCTTGGCGGGCAGTTGACGGCGGGGGACGAGATCGTTCATCCGGCAGCTTACCCGCTGACCAGCGTGGTGCCGGGCACGGCCAGTGGCAAGCTGGTTGGCGGCAACCTGTCGTTGCTCGGCTCCACGCTGGGGACGCTGGCGGAAATCGATACCCAGGACAGCATCCTGTTCATCGAGGACGTCAACGAGCCGCTGTACCGGGTCGACCGCCTGCTGACGCAATTGCGCCTGGCCGGCAAGCTGCAAGGGGTGCGTGGCGTGCTGGTGGGGGATTTTGCCGGGATCTCGGTGGCGGCCATGACGCCGTTGCTGCTGGATACCTTCGGGCCGCTCGGGGTGCCGGTGCTGGCCGGGTGGCGCAGTGGGCATTGTGATCCGAATGTGTGCCTGCCGTTGGGGGCAAGCGTACGACTGGATACCGAAGAGCAGAGTCTGGTGCTATTGCAGGACCTGTTCAGAGTTTGA
- a CDS encoding N-acyl homoserine lactonase: MWLNGGCMRVLLSLAFLLSLGSPRAEAFLQQQGEEVAARLTARFDDVRADCGSPSRPAFLCSGVIIRATEYSGNFDFWNPSPGSKYRGGVSFSYLRSGSVFVKGMPGLVKDFIAMPPMAGAVVSPFKYVCVFPVDAATDLRSDRGCGMVNGDLSSRYCSSQGIVSAEQYVGKYYADMWSGFNPKHKQCSFDVREGSPNSANSFYQNLKAIAGVNYLDPHCDENEMVAMTWSDNIPSQLPIEALFYFNRSGRDNSLAVSYAQYDQRRFKAETGKFLPIISLRLPNHYSGRATFMYFTSDQAITE; this comes from the coding sequence ATGTGGCTCAACGGTGGGTGTATGCGGGTGTTGCTATCTTTGGCTTTTTTGCTGAGCCTCGGGTCCCCTAGGGCGGAAGCCTTTCTGCAGCAGCAAGGCGAGGAAGTGGCTGCAAGATTGACTGCTCGCTTTGATGATGTAAGAGCAGATTGTGGGAGTCCTTCCAGGCCGGCATTTTTGTGCTCAGGTGTAATAATCAGAGCGACTGAGTACAGTGGAAATTTTGATTTTTGGAATCCAAGTCCAGGTTCTAAGTATCGGGGTGGAGTTTCATTTTCCTATCTGCGCAGCGGTTCTGTATTTGTAAAAGGGATGCCTGGATTGGTTAAGGACTTTATTGCAATGCCGCCAATGGCGGGCGCAGTGGTAAGCCCTTTCAAATATGTATGCGTATTTCCGGTCGATGCGGCAACTGACCTAAGGTCAGACAGAGGTTGTGGTATGGTTAATGGTGATCTCTCAAGCAGATACTGTAGCTCTCAAGGGATTGTCAGCGCAGAACAATATGTCGGGAAGTATTACGCTGATATGTGGAGCGGTTTCAATCCTAAGCACAAGCAGTGTAGCTTTGATGTCCGGGAGGGGTCGCCAAACTCTGCGAATTCTTTTTATCAGAACTTGAAGGCAATAGCGGGTGTCAATTATCTTGATCCTCATTGTGATGAGAATGAGATGGTGGCGATGACGTGGTCAGATAATATTCCAAGTCAGCTGCCTATCGAAGCGCTGTTTTATTTCAATAGATCAGGTCGGGATAACTCTTTGGCTGTAAGTTATGCCCAGTACGACCAGCGCAGGTTCAAGGCTGAGACCGGAAAGTTCCTCCCGATCATCAGCCTTCGACTACCAAACCACTACAGTGGGCGTGCCACTTTTATGTACTTTACGAGCGATCAAGCAATCACTGAGTGA
- a CDS encoding lytic murein transglycosylase, translated as MPSRPTPRWQPRQLIAATSFILLVACAEKPTAADALPLAPAQPAPVVTLPSATPDVSNEIQPLQTFAQWQAGFRQQALQAGISANLFDRAFLGVTPDMDVIKADRSQPEFTRPVWEYLDGALSPLRVRNGKKLLEQNAELLTRIEQRYGVDRQVLVSVWGMESNFGQFQGSKSVIRSLATLAYEGRRPQFAQDQLIAALQILQNGDIQPDAMRGSWAGAMGQTQFIPTTYLTHAVDFDGDGRRDIWNSTADALASTAHYLQASGWKRGQPWGFEVQVPAGFDWWLADGSQRKSVSEWLQLGVKLPAGTQLPAGSNQLSAALLLPAGARGPAFLVLDNFRAILKYNNSSSYALAVSLLGERFYGWGFIAGSWPKEDLPLSRSERIELQNLLNASGHEAGNPDGIIGANTRKAIRNAQQGQGWPADGYPTHKLLNALRGQ; from the coding sequence ATGCCCTCTCGTCCCACTCCACGCTGGCAACCGCGCCAGCTGATCGCAGCCACCAGCTTCATCCTGCTCGTTGCCTGCGCCGAGAAACCCACCGCCGCCGATGCCCTGCCGCTGGCTCCCGCCCAGCCTGCCCCGGTGGTCACGCTGCCGTCCGCCACGCCCGATGTCAGCAACGAAATCCAGCCCCTGCAGACCTTCGCCCAATGGCAGGCGGGCTTCCGCCAGCAAGCCCTGCAGGCCGGCATCAGCGCCAACCTGTTCGATCGCGCGTTCCTCGGTGTAACCCCGGACATGGACGTGATCAAGGCCGACCGCAGCCAACCCGAATTCACCCGCCCGGTCTGGGAATACCTCGACGGCGCCTTGTCGCCACTGCGCGTGCGCAACGGCAAGAAACTGCTTGAGCAGAACGCCGAACTGTTGACCCGCATCGAACAGCGCTACGGTGTCGACCGCCAGGTCCTGGTCTCGGTATGGGGCATGGAGAGCAACTTCGGTCAGTTCCAGGGCAGCAAGTCGGTGATCCGCTCGCTGGCCACCCTGGCCTACGAAGGCCGCCGCCCCCAGTTCGCCCAGGACCAGCTGATCGCCGCCCTGCAGATCCTGCAGAACGGCGATATCCAGCCCGACGCCATGCGCGGTTCATGGGCCGGCGCCATGGGCCAGACCCAGTTCATCCCCACCACCTATCTCACCCATGCCGTGGATTTCGACGGCGATGGACGCCGCGATATCTGGAACAGCACCGCCGACGCCCTGGCCTCCACCGCGCACTACCTGCAGGCATCCGGCTGGAAGCGCGGCCAACCCTGGGGCTTCGAGGTTCAGGTGCCGGCCGGCTTCGACTGGTGGCTGGCTGACGGCAGCCAGCGAAAGAGCGTCAGCGAATGGCTGCAACTGGGCGTGAAATTGCCTGCGGGCACGCAGCTGCCTGCCGGCAGCAACCAGCTGTCCGCCGCCCTGCTGCTGCCCGCCGGAGCCCGGGGCCCGGCCTTCCTGGTGCTGGACAACTTCCGCGCGATCCTCAAGTACAACAATTCGTCGTCCTATGCACTGGCCGTGAGCCTGCTGGGCGAGCGCTTCTATGGCTGGGGGTTCATTGCCGGCAGCTGGCCGAAGGAAGACTTGCCCTTGAGCCGCAGCGAGCGGATCGAACTGCAAAACCTGCTCAACGCCAGCGGGCACGAGGCGGGTAACCCCGATGGCATCATCGGCGCCAATACCCGCAAGGCCATTCGCAATGCGCAACAGGGCCAAGGCTGGCCGGCTGACGGGTACCCGACGCACAAGTTGCTAAATGCGCTGCGTGGGCAGTGA
- the arfA gene encoding alternative ribosome rescue factor ArfA: MSKKPKQHGPNKAKSIIAQPLFRCRQERAGKGKGSYRREAFQSRDWEASCFMAA; the protein is encoded by the coding sequence ATGAGCAAAAAGCCGAAACAGCACGGCCCCAACAAGGCCAAGTCGATCATCGCCCAACCCTTGTTCCGCTGCCGCCAGGAACGAGCCGGAAAAGGCAAAGGCAGCTACCGCCGCGAAGCCTTCCAATCGAGAGATTGGGAGGCTTCCTGCTTTATGGCGGCCTGA
- the holA gene encoding DNA polymerase III subunit delta — MKLAPAQLNKHLQGSLAPVYIVSGDDPLLCQEAADAIRTAARQQGYDERQVFSADANFDWGNLLLAGASLSLFAQRRLLELRLPSGKPGDKGAAALIEYCAKPAEDTLLLISLPKLDGSAQKTKWGKALIEGGQCQFIQIWPVDAQQLPQWINQRLSQAGLSAQRDAVDLIAARVEGNLLAAAQEIEKLKLLAEGNQITVETVQAAVADSARFDVFGLVDAILNGEAAHALRMLEGLRGEGVEPPVILWALARELRLLAGLAQQFSQGVPLDKAFSQARPPVWDKRRPLVSKALQRLSAQRWAQLLQDAQRIDAQIKGQADGSPWTGLSRLSLLMAGQRLALPPE; from the coding sequence ATGAAGCTCGCCCCCGCCCAACTCAACAAACACCTGCAAGGCAGCCTTGCGCCTGTCTATATCGTCAGCGGCGACGACCCGCTGCTGTGCCAGGAAGCCGCCGACGCCATCCGCACCGCGGCGCGCCAGCAAGGCTACGATGAGCGCCAGGTGTTCAGCGCCGATGCCAACTTCGACTGGGGCAACCTACTGCTGGCCGGCGCCAGTCTGTCTCTGTTCGCCCAGCGCCGCCTGCTGGAACTGCGCCTGCCCTCCGGCAAGCCCGGCGACAAAGGCGCCGCCGCGCTGATCGAATATTGCGCCAAGCCCGCCGAGGACACCCTGCTGCTGATCAGCCTGCCCAAGCTCGACGGCAGCGCGCAAAAGACCAAGTGGGGCAAAGCACTGATCGAAGGCGGCCAGTGCCAGTTCATCCAGATCTGGCCGGTGGACGCCCAGCAACTGCCGCAGTGGATCAACCAGCGCCTGTCCCAGGCCGGGCTGTCGGCCCAACGCGACGCGGTCGACCTGATCGCCGCGCGGGTCGAAGGCAACCTGCTGGCCGCCGCCCAGGAAATCGAAAAGCTCAAGCTGCTCGCCGAAGGCAACCAGATCACCGTCGAGACCGTGCAGGCAGCCGTGGCCGACAGCGCGCGTTTCGACGTGTTCGGGCTGGTCGACGCGATCCTCAATGGCGAGGCGGCACACGCCCTGCGCATGCTCGAGGGGTTGCGCGGCGAGGGCGTGGAACCGCCCGTGATTCTTTGGGCGCTGGCCCGCGAGCTGCGCCTGCTGGCCGGCCTCGCCCAGCAGTTTTCCCAAGGTGTGCCGCTGGACAAGGCGTTCAGCCAGGCCCGGCCACCGGTGTGGGACAAGCGCCGACCACTGGTCAGCAAAGCACTGCAGCGCCTCTCGGCGCAGCGCTGGGCGCAGTTGCTGCAAGATGCCCAGCGTATCGATGCGCAGATCAAGGGGCAGGCCGATGGCTCGCCCTGGACAGGTTTGTCGCGCCTGTCGCTGTTGATGGCCGGCCAAAGACTGGCTCTCCCTCCAGAGTGA
- the lptE gene encoding LPS-assembly lipoprotein LptE, with amino-acid sequence MIKRNLLVMGLAVMLSACGFQLRGTGTNELSIKELNLSARNQYGPTVMQLRRALESSGVKLYASAPYKLVLTNEQETQRSATYTGGNRSAEYELTTVLNYALEGQNDTLLLEDKLQVQKYYVYDGNNVNGSGQEATQVREEMRRDLVQGMMARLQQLTPAHLDDLQRKANERAEAEARALREAQRVQDETPQQSPMEIPAR; translated from the coding sequence ATGATCAAACGCAATCTGCTGGTAATGGGCCTGGCCGTCATGCTCAGCGCCTGCGGTTTCCAGCTGCGCGGCACCGGCACCAACGAACTGAGCATCAAGGAACTGAACCTCAGCGCCCGCAACCAGTATGGCCCCACGGTCATGCAGCTGCGCCGCGCCCTGGAAAGCAGCGGCGTCAAGCTGTATGCCTCGGCCCCCTACAAACTGGTGCTGACCAACGAGCAGGAAACCCAGCGCTCGGCGACCTACACCGGCGGCAACCGCTCGGCGGAGTACGAGCTGACCACCGTGCTGAACTATGCGCTGGAAGGCCAGAACGACACCCTGCTGCTTGAAGACAAGCTGCAAGTGCAGAAGTACTACGTCTACGACGGCAACAACGTCAACGGCTCCGGCCAGGAAGCCACGCAGGTTCGCGAAGAGATGCGTCGCGACCTGGTGCAAGGCATGATGGCCCGCCTGCAGCAACTGACCCCGGCGCACCTGGACGACCTGCAACGCAAGGCCAACGAGCGTGCCGAGGCCGAGGCCCGCGCCCTGCGTGAAGCCCAGCGTGTCCAGGACGAGACGCCCCAGCAGTCGCCCATGGAAATCCCGGCTCGCTGA